A section of the Oncorhynchus keta strain PuntledgeMale-10-30-2019 chromosome 15, Oket_V2, whole genome shotgun sequence genome encodes:
- the LOC127907559 gene encoding zinc finger protein 91-like isoform X6: MQKRHRMEALRDGLPLPLSSLRLLVPPLRLVSAALWQVVQQRDIMDYGLVEEFVTTVLEIVPDMMSYRERVQLIMGLRAQLVLELCRSDHLANPETIQPHLNRMKTCIITHRGKEISDPEVEATESNFLKLIQTLLEDPVEKEYFFQSVFSEEFGPKYNSALQTLVWEFLSRLEKLLPAPTLQQMASWFLPDPSVLEECVQCVSHPQPLKTLLQHHNNTCGHVDTNGLFSGDNQIPIEADPEVQSEPVQQCMSHVSSDNESDMTPLLELGIDSDRTVHKGVEPVHKGVEPVHKVVESASLELGHIYNGTTEKNIKHDTPDKEPAKYMQNNTYFHHLNTDSGLKIQGKAHSNQQEVQDISSLSTSCRLHQPTVQLHRLDIADMLLPVTEVYSTQRRERLQIDKVGSQGWRRGPVVSQKSERNINEEPSDGQPQYSLAPDPSLTTGQPKRSKRVKICSLCGKTFSEAKDLTAHMRCHNEQSPSKCTQCGQDFEHHEDLQKHQQNVCEAAAQPEEDNMSTASVEDQTELACTELAESSKARTCHVCHKTVYCRNYLRKHLKSQHGQLLKIHKKHKTFFCCSLCNKTFGCRNYLRKHLESKHRQLLKMHKKHKNIICCIMCNKSFHLSEPNKCEVNQQQLLRKAHPEANTLIAAVIPQPSSTTSQNPTTSNALPIQAQFYNDYRTCLLCNETFDTAETMRKHLRFQHNILSYLCHDCGESFPSKLDLQKHSKNCLSIPDSRKCNECRKITPQTTQPQANICQEMNQRQQQLPAGGNEMEIPQSCNTDVNSLNDLQQCQPNECEKIHFHGGQQDWSEAVDLNQHPEEVDPNQHPEEVDPNQHPGEVYPNQHPGEVYPNQHPGEVYPNQHPGEVDPNQHPEAVYPNQHPGEVDPNQHPGEVDLEEVDPADRSSSPIPRENGTDIPQSHSTSPQNPTTFDAPPTQTQPPGISPPASLKSRTCPLCSKCFAYKKTMMQHLRRHSQGQGPFMCTICSKSFGTASDLKRHRGIKSGCGPNHRNLVVPENVPTEQKTVFSCPHCQGQYTSENKMKAHMVCHTGDGFTCRFCGKIFAEDKKLRNHVRSHIDRRHLCDTCGKDFTSLSNLKKHTLVHTGEQPYICPDCGKSFSLKGNLKVHQQSHTGERPFACTMCKIRCFTQTHLKRHMLRHTGEKPHKCLACGKTFQRKNTLRKHQQDSCS, encoded by the exons ATGCAAAAACGGCATCGGATGGAAGCTTTGAGAGACG gtctccctctccccctatcaTCTCTGCGTCTGTTGGTTCCTCCACTGCGGCTGGTGTCTGCAGCTCTATGGCAAGTTGTTCAGCAGAGAGACATAATGGACTACGGGTTGGTGGAGGAGTTTGTCACCACTGTGTTGGAGATAGTTCCTGATATGATGAGTTACAGGGAGAGAGTCCAACTCATCATGGGGCTGCGAGCACAG CTGGTTCTGGAGTTGTGTCGCTCTGATCACCTAGCCAACCCTGAGACCATCCAGCCACACCTGAACAGGATGAAGACCTGTATCATCACTCATAGGGGCAAGGAG ATTTCTGATCCAGAGGTGGAAGCGACAGAATCAAACTTCCTGAAGCTGATTCAAACTCTGCTGGAAGACCCAGTCGAGAAGGAATACTTCTTTCAG AGTGTGTTTTCAGAGGAATTTGGCCCCAAGTATAACTCAGCACTGCAGACTCTGGTGTGGGAGTTCCTCTCCAGGCTGGAGAAGCTGCTTCCAGCACCAACCCTTCAACAG ATGGCATCTTGGTTCCTACCTGACCCCTCTGTCCTGGAGGAGTGTGTGCAGTGTGTATCCCACCCTCAGCCTTTGAAGACCCTTCTCCAGCACCACAACAATACATGTGGACATGTAGACACCAATG GTCTGTTTTCTGGCGACAATCAAATCCCAATCGAAGCTGACCCAGAGGTCCAATCAGAACCTGTGCAGCAATGTATGAGCCATGTCTCATCTGACAATGAGTCAGACATGACCCCTTTGTTGGAACTGGGGATTGATTCAGACCGAACTGTGCACAAAGGGGTGGAGCCTGTGCACAAAGGGGTGGAGCCTGTGCACAAAGTGGTGGAGTCTGCTTCTTTAGAGTTAGGGCATATATACAATGGAACTACAGAGAAAAATATTAAACACGACACACCAGATAAAGAGCCAGCAAAATATATGCAAAATAATACATATTTTCATCACCTTAACACTGACAGTGGGCTGAAAATCCAAGGAAAAGCCCACAGCAACCAACAGGAAGTGCAGGACATTTCTAGTTTATCTACTTCCTGTCGGCTCCATCAGCCAACAGTGCAGCTGCACAGACTTGACATTGCTGATATGCTTTTACCTGTGACGGAGGTCTAttcaacacagaggagagagaggcttcAGATTGACAAAGTAGGATCCCAAGGATGGAGAAGAGGACCGGTCGTATCACAAAAGAGTGAGAGGAATATCAATGAAGAGCCCTCTGATGGTCAACCTCAGTATTCTTTGGCCCCTGACCCATCCCTTACCACAGGGCAGCCTAAAAGAAGCAAGCGTGTCAAAATATGCTCATTGTGTGGAAAGACTTTCAGCGAAGCAAAGGATTTGACGGCACACATGAGATGTCACAATGAGCAGAGCCCTTCCAAGTGCACCCAGTGTGGACAAGACTTTGAACACCATGAGGACTTACAGAAACATCAGCAGAATGTGTGTGAGGCGGCAGCTCAACCTGAAGAGGACAACATGTCTACGGCATCCGTGGAGGATCAGACGGAGCTAGCATGCACGGAGCTAGCAGAGTCGTCCAAAGCCAGGACATGCCATGTGTGTCATAAAACTGTCTATTGTAGAAATTATTTGAGAAAGCACCTGAAATCCCAACACGGTCAACTCCTGAAGATACACAAGAAACACAAAACGTTTTTCTGTTGCTCTTTGTGTAATAAGACCTTTGGATGCAGAAATTATTTAAGAAAGCATCTGGAATCCAAACACCGTCAACTCCTGAAGATGCATAAGAAACACAAAAATATTATCTGTTGCATTATGTGTAATAAGTCCTTTCATCTTTCTGAGCCAAACAAGTGTGAGGTGAACCAACAGCAACTCCTCAGGAAGGCACACCCAGAGGCCAACACACTTATAGCTGCAGTGATACCACAGCCCTCAAGCACTACATCCCAGAACCCAACAACCTCCAATGCTCTGCCCATTCAGGCACAGTTCTACAATGACTACAGAACATGTCTTTTGTGCAATGAAACTTTCGATACCGCAGAGACCATGAGAAAGCACCTAAGATTTCAACACAATATACTGTCTTACTTGTGCCACGATTGTGGGGAAAGTTTTCCAAGCAAATTAGATCTTCAGAAACACTCAAAGAATTGTTTGAGTATTCCAGATTCAAGAAAATGTAATGAGTGCAGGAAAATAACCCCTCAAACAACGCAGCCGCAGGCAAACATTTGTCAGGAGATGAACCAAAGACAACAGCAACTACCTGCAGGGGGAAATGAGATGGAGATCCCTCAGTCCTGCAACACAGACGTTAACTCCTTAAATGACTTGCAGCAATGCCAGCCAAATGAGTGTGAGAAGATTCACTTTCACGGAGGACAGCAAGACTGGAGTGAGGCAGTTGATCTAAACCAGCATCCAGAGGAGGTTGATCCAAACCAGCATCCAGAGGAGGTTGATCCAAACCAGCATCCAGGGGAGGTTTATCCAAACCAGCATCCAGGGGAGGTTTATCCAAACCAGCATCCAGGGGAGGTTTATCCAAACCAGCATCCAGGGGAG GTTGATCCAAACCAGCATCCAGAGGCGGTTTATCCAAACCAGCATCCAGGGGAGGTTGATCCAAACCAGCATCCAGGGGAGGTTGATCTAGAGGAGGTTGATCCAGCCGACAGAAGCAGTTCTCCGATTCCAAGGGAGAATGGGACAGATATTCCCCAGAGCCATAGCACTTCACCCCAGAACCCAACAACCTTCGATGCTCCCCCCACTCAGACGCAGCCACCTGGCATCTCTCCCCCAGCCTCGCTAAAATCTAGAACATGCCCTTTGTGCTCAAAATGTTTTGCTTATAAAAAGACCATGATGCAGCATCTGAGACGTCATTCACAGGGTCAGGGACCCTTCATGTGCACCATATGTTCAAAGAGCTTTGGTACCGCCAGCGATTTGAAGAGACATCGGGGAATTAAGAGCGGTTGTGGGCCAAATCATCGTAATCTCGTCGTACCTGAGAATGTTCCCACAGAACAAAAAACTGTCTTCTCCTGCCCCCATTGTCAGGGACAGTACACGAGTGAAAATAAAATGAAAGCACACATGGTATGTCACACAGGAGATGGGTTCACCTGTAGGTTTTGTGGCAAGATATTTGCTGAAGATAAGAAATTACGCAATCATGTTCGTTCTCATATTGACAGACGACATCTATGTGACACATGCGGTAAAGATTTTACATCTCTGTCTAACTTGAAAAAACACACACTTGTACACACAGGAGAACAGCCGTACATTTGCCCAGACTGTGGCAAAAGTTTTAGTCTGAAGGGTAACCTGAAAGTCCATCAACAGAGTCATACAGGAGAGCGGCCATTTGCGTGCACAATGTGTAAAATACGCTGTTTCACTCAGACTCATCTAAAACGGCATATGTTGaggcacacaggagagaagcctcatAAGTGTTTGGCTTGTGGGAAGACATTTCAAcggaaaaacacattgaggaaaCATCAGCAAGATTCTTGTTCTTAG
- the LOC127907559 gene encoding zinc finger protein 91-like isoform X3, whose amino-acid sequence MQKRHRMEALRDGLPLPLSSLRLLVPPLRLVSAALWQVVQQRDIMDYGLVEEFVTTVLEIVPDMMSYRERVQLIMGLRAQLVLELCRSDHLANPETIQPHLNRMKTCIITHRGKEISDPEVEATESNFLKLIQTLLEDPVEKEYFFQSVFSEEFGPKYNSALQTLVWEFLSRLEKLLPAPTLQQMASWFLPDPSVLEECVQCVSHPQPLKTLLQHHNNTCGHVDTNGLFSGDNQIPIEADPEVQSEPVQQCMSHVSSDNESDMTPLLELGIDSDRTVHKGVEPVHKGVEPVHKVVESASLELGHIYNGTTEKNIKHDTPDKEPAKYMQNNTYFHHLNTDSGLKIQGKAHSNQQEVQDISSLSTSCRLHQPTVQLHRLDIADMLLPVTEVYSTQRRERLQIDKVGSQGWRRGPVVSQKSERNINEEPSDGQPQYSLAPDPSLTTGQPKRSKRVKICSLCGKTFSEAKDLTAHMRCHNEQSPSKCTQCGQDFEHHEDLQKHQQNVCEAAAQPEEDNMSTASVEDQTELACTELAESSKARTCHVCHKTVYCRNYLRKHLKSQHGQLLKIHKKHKTFFCCSLCNKTFGCRNYLRKHLESKHRQLLKMHKKHKNIICCIMCNKSFHLSEPNKCEVNQQQLLRKAHPEANTLIAAVIPQPSSTTSQNPTTSNALPIQAQFYNDYRTCLLCNETFDTAETMRKHLRFQHNILSYLCHDCGESFPSKLDLQKHSKNCLSIPDSRKCNECRKITPQTTQPQANICQEMNQRQQQLPAGGNEMEIPQSCNTDVNSLNDLQQCQPNECEKIHFHGGQQDWSEAVDLNQHPEEVDPNQHPEEVDPNQHPGEVYPNQHPGEVYPNQHPGEVYPNQHPGEVYPNQHPGEVYPNQHPGEVDPNQHPGEVDPNQHPGEVDLEEVDPADRSSSPIPRENGTDIPQSHSTSPQNPTTFDAPPTQTQPPGISPPASLKSRTCPLCSKCFAYKKTMMQHLRRHSQGQGPFMCTICSKSFGTASDLKRHRGIKSGCGPNHRNLVVPENVPTEQKTVFSCPHCQGQYTSENKMKAHMVCHTGDGFTCRFCGKIFAEDKKLRNHVRSHIDRRHLCDTCGKDFTSLSNLKKHTLVHTGEQPYICPDCGKSFSLKGNLKVHQQSHTGERPFACTMCKIRCFTQTHLKRHMLRHTGEKPHKCLACGKTFQRKNTLRKHQQDSCS is encoded by the exons ATGCAAAAACGGCATCGGATGGAAGCTTTGAGAGACG gtctccctctccccctatcaTCTCTGCGTCTGTTGGTTCCTCCACTGCGGCTGGTGTCTGCAGCTCTATGGCAAGTTGTTCAGCAGAGAGACATAATGGACTACGGGTTGGTGGAGGAGTTTGTCACCACTGTGTTGGAGATAGTTCCTGATATGATGAGTTACAGGGAGAGAGTCCAACTCATCATGGGGCTGCGAGCACAG CTGGTTCTGGAGTTGTGTCGCTCTGATCACCTAGCCAACCCTGAGACCATCCAGCCACACCTGAACAGGATGAAGACCTGTATCATCACTCATAGGGGCAAGGAG ATTTCTGATCCAGAGGTGGAAGCGACAGAATCAAACTTCCTGAAGCTGATTCAAACTCTGCTGGAAGACCCAGTCGAGAAGGAATACTTCTTTCAG AGTGTGTTTTCAGAGGAATTTGGCCCCAAGTATAACTCAGCACTGCAGACTCTGGTGTGGGAGTTCCTCTCCAGGCTGGAGAAGCTGCTTCCAGCACCAACCCTTCAACAG ATGGCATCTTGGTTCCTACCTGACCCCTCTGTCCTGGAGGAGTGTGTGCAGTGTGTATCCCACCCTCAGCCTTTGAAGACCCTTCTCCAGCACCACAACAATACATGTGGACATGTAGACACCAATG GTCTGTTTTCTGGCGACAATCAAATCCCAATCGAAGCTGACCCAGAGGTCCAATCAGAACCTGTGCAGCAATGTATGAGCCATGTCTCATCTGACAATGAGTCAGACATGACCCCTTTGTTGGAACTGGGGATTGATTCAGACCGAACTGTGCACAAAGGGGTGGAGCCTGTGCACAAAGGGGTGGAGCCTGTGCACAAAGTGGTGGAGTCTGCTTCTTTAGAGTTAGGGCATATATACAATGGAACTACAGAGAAAAATATTAAACACGACACACCAGATAAAGAGCCAGCAAAATATATGCAAAATAATACATATTTTCATCACCTTAACACTGACAGTGGGCTGAAAATCCAAGGAAAAGCCCACAGCAACCAACAGGAAGTGCAGGACATTTCTAGTTTATCTACTTCCTGTCGGCTCCATCAGCCAACAGTGCAGCTGCACAGACTTGACATTGCTGATATGCTTTTACCTGTGACGGAGGTCTAttcaacacagaggagagagaggcttcAGATTGACAAAGTAGGATCCCAAGGATGGAGAAGAGGACCGGTCGTATCACAAAAGAGTGAGAGGAATATCAATGAAGAGCCCTCTGATGGTCAACCTCAGTATTCTTTGGCCCCTGACCCATCCCTTACCACAGGGCAGCCTAAAAGAAGCAAGCGTGTCAAAATATGCTCATTGTGTGGAAAGACTTTCAGCGAAGCAAAGGATTTGACGGCACACATGAGATGTCACAATGAGCAGAGCCCTTCCAAGTGCACCCAGTGTGGACAAGACTTTGAACACCATGAGGACTTACAGAAACATCAGCAGAATGTGTGTGAGGCGGCAGCTCAACCTGAAGAGGACAACATGTCTACGGCATCCGTGGAGGATCAGACGGAGCTAGCATGCACGGAGCTAGCAGAGTCGTCCAAAGCCAGGACATGCCATGTGTGTCATAAAACTGTCTATTGTAGAAATTATTTGAGAAAGCACCTGAAATCCCAACACGGTCAACTCCTGAAGATACACAAGAAACACAAAACGTTTTTCTGTTGCTCTTTGTGTAATAAGACCTTTGGATGCAGAAATTATTTAAGAAAGCATCTGGAATCCAAACACCGTCAACTCCTGAAGATGCATAAGAAACACAAAAATATTATCTGTTGCATTATGTGTAATAAGTCCTTTCATCTTTCTGAGCCAAACAAGTGTGAGGTGAACCAACAGCAACTCCTCAGGAAGGCACACCCAGAGGCCAACACACTTATAGCTGCAGTGATACCACAGCCCTCAAGCACTACATCCCAGAACCCAACAACCTCCAATGCTCTGCCCATTCAGGCACAGTTCTACAATGACTACAGAACATGTCTTTTGTGCAATGAAACTTTCGATACCGCAGAGACCATGAGAAAGCACCTAAGATTTCAACACAATATACTGTCTTACTTGTGCCACGATTGTGGGGAAAGTTTTCCAAGCAAATTAGATCTTCAGAAACACTCAAAGAATTGTTTGAGTATTCCAGATTCAAGAAAATGTAATGAGTGCAGGAAAATAACCCCTCAAACAACGCAGCCGCAGGCAAACATTTGTCAGGAGATGAACCAAAGACAACAGCAACTACCTGCAGGGGGAAATGAGATGGAGATCCCTCAGTCCTGCAACACAGACGTTAACTCCTTAAATGACTTGCAGCAATGCCAGCCAAATGAGTGTGAGAAGATTCACTTTCACGGAGGACAGCAAGACTGGAGTGAGGCAGTTGATCTAAACCAGCATCCAGAGGAGGTTGATCCAAACCAGCATCCAGAGGAGGTTGATCCAAACCAGCATCCAGGGGAGGTTTATCCAAACCAGCATCCAGGGGAGGTTTATCCAAACCAGCATCCAGGGGAGGTTTATCCAAACCAGCATCCAGGGGAGGTTTATCCAAACCAGCATCCAGGGGAGGTTTATCCAAACCAGCATCCAGGGGAGGTTGATCCAAACCAGCATCCAGGGGAG GTTGATCCAAACCAGCATCCAGGGGAGGTTGATCTAGAGGAGGTTGATCCAGCCGACAGAAGCAGTTCTCCGATTCCAAGGGAGAATGGGACAGATATTCCCCAGAGCCATAGCACTTCACCCCAGAACCCAACAACCTTCGATGCTCCCCCCACTCAGACGCAGCCACCTGGCATCTCTCCCCCAGCCTCGCTAAAATCTAGAACATGCCCTTTGTGCTCAAAATGTTTTGCTTATAAAAAGACCATGATGCAGCATCTGAGACGTCATTCACAGGGTCAGGGACCCTTCATGTGCACCATATGTTCAAAGAGCTTTGGTACCGCCAGCGATTTGAAGAGACATCGGGGAATTAAGAGCGGTTGTGGGCCAAATCATCGTAATCTCGTCGTACCTGAGAATGTTCCCACAGAACAAAAAACTGTCTTCTCCTGCCCCCATTGTCAGGGACAGTACACGAGTGAAAATAAAATGAAAGCACACATGGTATGTCACACAGGAGATGGGTTCACCTGTAGGTTTTGTGGCAAGATATTTGCTGAAGATAAGAAATTACGCAATCATGTTCGTTCTCATATTGACAGACGACATCTATGTGACACATGCGGTAAAGATTTTACATCTCTGTCTAACTTGAAAAAACACACACTTGTACACACAGGAGAACAGCCGTACATTTGCCCAGACTGTGGCAAAAGTTTTAGTCTGAAGGGTAACCTGAAAGTCCATCAACAGAGTCATACAGGAGAGCGGCCATTTGCGTGCACAATGTGTAAAATACGCTGTTTCACTCAGACTCATCTAAAACGGCATATGTTGaggcacacaggagagaagcctcatAAGTGTTTGGCTTGTGGGAAGACATTTCAAcggaaaaacacattgaggaaaCATCAGCAAGATTCTTGTTCTTAG
- the LOC127907559 gene encoding zinc finger protein 808-like isoform X10 yields MQKRHRMEALRDGLPLPLSSLRLLVPPLRLVSAALWQVVQQRDIMDYGLVEEFVTTVLEIVPDMMSYRERVQLIMGLRAQLVLELCRSDHLANPETIQPHLNRMKTCIITHRGKEISDPEVEATESNFLKLIQTLLEDPVEKEYFFQSVFSEEFGPKYNSALQTLVWEFLSRLEKLLPAPTLQQMASWFLPDPSVLEECVQCVSHPQPLKTLLQHHNNTCGHVDTNGLFSGDNQIPIEADPEVQSEPVQQCMSHVSSDNESDMTPLLELGIDSDRTVHKGVEPVHKGVEPVHKVVESASLELGHIYNGTTEKNIKHDTPDKEPAKYMQNNTYFHHLNTDSGLKIQGKAHSNQQEVQDISSLSTSCRLHQPTVQLHRLDIADMLLPVTEVYSTQRRERLQIDKVGSQGWRRGPVVSQKSERNINEEPSDGQPQYSLAPDPSLTTGQPKRSKRVKICSLCGKTFSEAKDLTAHMRCHNEQSPSKCTQCGQDFEHHEDLQKHQQNVCEAAAQPEEDNMSTASVEDQTELACTELAESSKARTCHVCHKTVYCRNYLRKHLKSQHGQLLKIHKKHKTFFCCSLCNKTFGCRNYLRKHLESKHRQLLKMHKKHKNIICCIMCNKSFHLSEPNKCEVNQQQLLRKAHPEANTLIAAVIPQPSSTTSQNPTTSNALPIQAQFYNDYRTCLLCNETFDTAETMRKHLRFQHNILSYLCHDCGESFPSKLDLQKHSKNCLSIPDSRKCNECRKITPQTTQPQANICQEMNQRQQQLPAGGNEMEIPQSCNTDVNSLNDLQQCQPNECEKIHFHGGQQDWSEAVDLNQHPEEVDPNQHPEEVDPNQHPGEVYPNQHPGEVYPNQHPGEVYPNQHPGEVDPNQHPGEVDLEEVDPADRSSSPIPRENGTDIPQSHSTSPQNPTTFDAPPTQTQPPGISPPASLKSRTCPLCSKCFAYKKTMMQHLRRHSQGQGPFMCTICSKSFGTASDLKRHRGIKSGCGPNHRNLVVPENVPTEQKTVFSCPHCQGQYTSENKMKAHMVCHTGDGFTCRFCGKIFAEDKKLRNHVRSHIDRRHLCDTCGKDFTSLSNLKKHTLVHTGEQPYICPDCGKSFSLKGNLKVHQQSHTGERPFACTMCKIRCFTQTHLKRHMLRHTGEKPHKCLACGKTFQRKNTLRKHQQDSCS; encoded by the exons ATGCAAAAACGGCATCGGATGGAAGCTTTGAGAGACG gtctccctctccccctatcaTCTCTGCGTCTGTTGGTTCCTCCACTGCGGCTGGTGTCTGCAGCTCTATGGCAAGTTGTTCAGCAGAGAGACATAATGGACTACGGGTTGGTGGAGGAGTTTGTCACCACTGTGTTGGAGATAGTTCCTGATATGATGAGTTACAGGGAGAGAGTCCAACTCATCATGGGGCTGCGAGCACAG CTGGTTCTGGAGTTGTGTCGCTCTGATCACCTAGCCAACCCTGAGACCATCCAGCCACACCTGAACAGGATGAAGACCTGTATCATCACTCATAGGGGCAAGGAG ATTTCTGATCCAGAGGTGGAAGCGACAGAATCAAACTTCCTGAAGCTGATTCAAACTCTGCTGGAAGACCCAGTCGAGAAGGAATACTTCTTTCAG AGTGTGTTTTCAGAGGAATTTGGCCCCAAGTATAACTCAGCACTGCAGACTCTGGTGTGGGAGTTCCTCTCCAGGCTGGAGAAGCTGCTTCCAGCACCAACCCTTCAACAG ATGGCATCTTGGTTCCTACCTGACCCCTCTGTCCTGGAGGAGTGTGTGCAGTGTGTATCCCACCCTCAGCCTTTGAAGACCCTTCTCCAGCACCACAACAATACATGTGGACATGTAGACACCAATG GTCTGTTTTCTGGCGACAATCAAATCCCAATCGAAGCTGACCCAGAGGTCCAATCAGAACCTGTGCAGCAATGTATGAGCCATGTCTCATCTGACAATGAGTCAGACATGACCCCTTTGTTGGAACTGGGGATTGATTCAGACCGAACTGTGCACAAAGGGGTGGAGCCTGTGCACAAAGGGGTGGAGCCTGTGCACAAAGTGGTGGAGTCTGCTTCTTTAGAGTTAGGGCATATATACAATGGAACTACAGAGAAAAATATTAAACACGACACACCAGATAAAGAGCCAGCAAAATATATGCAAAATAATACATATTTTCATCACCTTAACACTGACAGTGGGCTGAAAATCCAAGGAAAAGCCCACAGCAACCAACAGGAAGTGCAGGACATTTCTAGTTTATCTACTTCCTGTCGGCTCCATCAGCCAACAGTGCAGCTGCACAGACTTGACATTGCTGATATGCTTTTACCTGTGACGGAGGTCTAttcaacacagaggagagagaggcttcAGATTGACAAAGTAGGATCCCAAGGATGGAGAAGAGGACCGGTCGTATCACAAAAGAGTGAGAGGAATATCAATGAAGAGCCCTCTGATGGTCAACCTCAGTATTCTTTGGCCCCTGACCCATCCCTTACCACAGGGCAGCCTAAAAGAAGCAAGCGTGTCAAAATATGCTCATTGTGTGGAAAGACTTTCAGCGAAGCAAAGGATTTGACGGCACACATGAGATGTCACAATGAGCAGAGCCCTTCCAAGTGCACCCAGTGTGGACAAGACTTTGAACACCATGAGGACTTACAGAAACATCAGCAGAATGTGTGTGAGGCGGCAGCTCAACCTGAAGAGGACAACATGTCTACGGCATCCGTGGAGGATCAGACGGAGCTAGCATGCACGGAGCTAGCAGAGTCGTCCAAAGCCAGGACATGCCATGTGTGTCATAAAACTGTCTATTGTAGAAATTATTTGAGAAAGCACCTGAAATCCCAACACGGTCAACTCCTGAAGATACACAAGAAACACAAAACGTTTTTCTGTTGCTCTTTGTGTAATAAGACCTTTGGATGCAGAAATTATTTAAGAAAGCATCTGGAATCCAAACACCGTCAACTCCTGAAGATGCATAAGAAACACAAAAATATTATCTGTTGCATTATGTGTAATAAGTCCTTTCATCTTTCTGAGCCAAACAAGTGTGAGGTGAACCAACAGCAACTCCTCAGGAAGGCACACCCAGAGGCCAACACACTTATAGCTGCAGTGATACCACAGCCCTCAAGCACTACATCCCAGAACCCAACAACCTCCAATGCTCTGCCCATTCAGGCACAGTTCTACAATGACTACAGAACATGTCTTTTGTGCAATGAAACTTTCGATACCGCAGAGACCATGAGAAAGCACCTAAGATTTCAACACAATATACTGTCTTACTTGTGCCACGATTGTGGGGAAAGTTTTCCAAGCAAATTAGATCTTCAGAAACACTCAAAGAATTGTTTGAGTATTCCAGATTCAAGAAAATGTAATGAGTGCAGGAAAATAACCCCTCAAACAACGCAGCCGCAGGCAAACATTTGTCAGGAGATGAACCAAAGACAACAGCAACTACCTGCAGGGGGAAATGAGATGGAGATCCCTCAGTCCTGCAACACAGACGTTAACTCCTTAAATGACTTGCAGCAATGCCAGCCAAATGAGTGTGAGAAGATTCACTTTCACGGAGGACAGCAAGACTGGAGTGAGGCAGTTGATCTAAACCAGCATCCAGAGGAGGTTGATCCAAACCAGCATCCAGAGGAGGTTGATCCAAACCAGCATCCAGGGGAGGTTTATCCAAACCAGCATCCAGGGGAGGTTTATCCAAACCAGCATCCAGGGGAGGTTTATCCAAACCAGCATCCAGGGGAG GTTGATCCAAACCAGCATCCAGGGGAGGTTGATCTAGAGGAGGTTGATCCAGCCGACAGAAGCAGTTCTCCGATTCCAAGGGAGAATGGGACAGATATTCCCCAGAGCCATAGCACTTCACCCCAGAACCCAACAACCTTCGATGCTCCCCCCACTCAGACGCAGCCACCTGGCATCTCTCCCCCAGCCTCGCTAAAATCTAGAACATGCCCTTTGTGCTCAAAATGTTTTGCTTATAAAAAGACCATGATGCAGCATCTGAGACGTCATTCACAGGGTCAGGGACCCTTCATGTGCACCATATGTTCAAAGAGCTTTGGTACCGCCAGCGATTTGAAGAGACATCGGGGAATTAAGAGCGGTTGTGGGCCAAATCATCGTAATCTCGTCGTACCTGAGAATGTTCCCACAGAACAAAAAACTGTCTTCTCCTGCCCCCATTGTCAGGGACAGTACACGAGTGAAAATAAAATGAAAGCACACATGGTATGTCACACAGGAGATGGGTTCACCTGTAGGTTTTGTGGCAAGATATTTGCTGAAGATAAGAAATTACGCAATCATGTTCGTTCTCATATTGACAGACGACATCTATGTGACACATGCGGTAAAGATTTTACATCTCTGTCTAACTTGAAAAAACACACACTTGTACACACAGGAGAACAGCCGTACATTTGCCCAGACTGTGGCAAAAGTTTTAGTCTGAAGGGTAACCTGAAAGTCCATCAACAGAGTCATACAGGAGAGCGGCCATTTGCGTGCACAATGTGTAAAATACGCTGTTTCACTCAGACTCATCTAAAACGGCATATGTTGaggcacacaggagagaagcctcatAAGTGTTTGGCTTGTGGGAAGACATTTCAAcggaaaaacacattgaggaaaCATCAGCAAGATTCTTGTTCTTAG